One Halobaculum sp. CBA1158 DNA segment encodes these proteins:
- a CDS encoding AEC family transporter: MALLDIFAGAVLPIVAVAAVGFALGHASDVDAGPLNTVVVYVLAPALVLHSLATAAFSGATIARMTVAVTAYILGMLVVAEGVGRLLGESEPRLSALVLAATFPNCGNYGIPLSDFAFPSGGRPAAVLYLAIQSVLIYTVGVYVASRAGGGGGVQGVRRVLKIPLVWAVPVALGARAFGAVPPADGTAMQTLQLVGDSSIPVMLLILGIQLSKTDYGAAFSQAATPSVLKMVVAPAVAVAVAVAVGFQDATVARVFVLESAMPAAVTPLILVGAFAEDLEIGGVSVPEYVSTVILVTTVASIPMLTVLIAVLESGAVI; this comes from the coding sequence GTGGCGCTTCTCGACATCTTCGCGGGTGCGGTCCTCCCGATCGTCGCCGTCGCGGCGGTGGGCTTCGCGCTCGGGCACGCCAGCGACGTGGACGCCGGCCCGCTGAACACGGTCGTCGTGTACGTGCTCGCGCCGGCGCTCGTGCTCCACAGCCTCGCGACCGCCGCCTTCTCGGGCGCGACCATCGCGCGGATGACGGTCGCGGTGACCGCCTACATCCTCGGCATGCTCGTCGTCGCCGAGGGAGTGGGTCGACTGCTCGGCGAGTCGGAGCCCCGGCTCTCGGCGCTCGTGCTCGCGGCGACGTTCCCCAACTGCGGCAACTACGGCATCCCGCTCTCTGACTTCGCGTTCCCGAGCGGGGGTCGACCGGCCGCCGTGTTGTATCTCGCGATCCAGTCGGTGCTCATCTACACCGTCGGCGTGTACGTCGCCTCGCGCGCCGGCGGCGGCGGGGGTGTCCAGGGGGTTCGGCGCGTGCTGAAGATCCCGCTCGTCTGGGCGGTCCCGGTCGCGCTCGGCGCGCGGGCGTTCGGAGCCGTGCCGCCCGCCGACGGTACGGCGATGCAGACGCTCCAACTGGTCGGCGACTCGTCGATCCCGGTGATGCTTCTGATCCTCGGGATCCAGCTCTCGAAGACCGACTACGGCGCGGCCTTCTCGCAGGCCGCGACGCCGTCCGTCCTGAAGATGGTCGTCGCGCCCGCGGTCGCCGTCGCCGTCGCGGTCGCCGTCGGCTTTCAGGACGCGACGGTCGCGCGGGTGTTCGTCCTCGAGTCGGCGATGCCCGCCGCCGTGACGCCGCTCATCCTCGTCGGCGCGTTCGCCGAGGACCTCGAGATCGGCGGCGTCTCGGTCCCCGAGTACGTGAGCACCGTCATCCTCGTGACGACCGTGGCGTCGATCCCGATGCTTACTGTGCTGATCGCCGTGCTAGAGAGCGGCGCGGTGATCTGA
- a CDS encoding PAS domain S-box protein produces MASSPLGELAPFGGGPERLSVLLVDDDEQMVELSATYLERELPDADTTGITDPSAALAELRENAETYDCVVSDFDMPGMDGLELFAAIREAEVEVPFVLFTGKGSEEIASRAISAGVDEYLQKGGTEEYPVLANKVENLVEKYWAERQVRKGFLAIESAEEGIGIIDDGGVYQYMNEAYAEVYDRDRAELIGRHWEVLYPSDETRRFNEEILPELESEGTWRGRSTGVTEGGRLVPEQLVLTQMDDGGHVCIVQELGRSDELESELELKTNALDAASVGIVITDPTVADNPVVYVNEGFEELTGYDTQEALGLDWELLRGPETDPETVATIRDAVEEREPIAADVRAYDADDEPFWVHVDVSPIEDDDGRVSQLVWFLSDVTKRRQREERLRSSTARLEALFENSPDMIVTHDADGVLRDVNQRMCEELGYEEEELIGKRAWDVDTEVDPDRARDFWADCPSNTPHRFEGELRRRDGSTFPVEIHLIRLDLDGADRFVAMDRDISDQKAREAELIERNERLDRFASVVSHDLRNPLTVANGRLTLLADEVDSEHIDHIDRALTRMDDLVDDLLALAREGEGAIDVEPVPVAEVTRACWETIETGDATLSAESEFAVEADENRLRQLLENLVANAVEHGGDGVSVTVGSTDSGFFVADDGPGIPPSERDRVSDAGYTTAEGGTGFGLSIVKRVADAHGWRIDIGESDDGGARFEFSGVDFRDP; encoded by the coding sequence ATGGCCTCGTCACCCCTCGGTGAGCTCGCCCCGTTCGGCGGGGGGCCCGAACGGCTCTCGGTGCTGCTCGTCGACGACGACGAGCAGATGGTCGAGCTGTCGGCGACCTACTTGGAGCGAGAGCTTCCCGACGCCGACACCACCGGCATCACGGACCCGTCGGCCGCACTAGCGGAACTCCGGGAGAACGCCGAGACGTACGACTGCGTCGTCAGCGACTTCGACATGCCGGGCATGGACGGGCTGGAGCTGTTCGCGGCGATCCGGGAGGCGGAGGTAGAGGTCCCGTTCGTGCTGTTCACGGGGAAGGGGAGCGAGGAGATCGCGAGCCGCGCGATCTCCGCCGGCGTCGACGAGTACCTGCAGAAGGGAGGCACCGAGGAGTACCCGGTGCTCGCCAACAAGGTGGAGAACCTCGTCGAGAAGTACTGGGCGGAACGGCAGGTCCGGAAGGGGTTTCTCGCGATCGAGTCGGCCGAGGAGGGGATCGGTATCATCGACGACGGCGGCGTGTATCAGTACATGAACGAGGCGTACGCCGAGGTGTACGACCGCGACCGCGCGGAGCTGATCGGCCGTCACTGGGAGGTGTTGTACCCGTCCGACGAGACCCGTCGGTTCAACGAGGAGATCCTTCCGGAACTGGAGAGCGAGGGCACGTGGCGCGGGCGGTCGACCGGCGTCACCGAGGGCGGACGGCTCGTCCCCGAGCAGCTCGTGTTGACACAGATGGACGACGGCGGGCACGTCTGTATCGTTCAGGAGTTGGGCCGCAGCGACGAGTTGGAATCGGAGCTGGAGCTGAAGACGAACGCGTTGGACGCGGCGTCCGTCGGGATCGTGATCACCGATCCGACGGTGGCGGACAACCCCGTCGTCTACGTCAACGAGGGGTTCGAGGAGCTGACCGGCTACGACACCCAAGAGGCGCTCGGACTCGACTGGGAGCTCCTTCGCGGCCCCGAAACCGACCCGGAGACGGTCGCGACGATCCGAGATGCAGTTGAGGAGCGCGAGCCGATCGCCGCCGACGTTCGGGCGTACGACGCCGACGACGAGCCGTTCTGGGTGCACGTCGACGTCTCGCCGATCGAGGACGACGACGGGCGCGTGAGCCAGCTCGTCTGGTTCCTCTCGGACGTGACGAAGCGCAGGCAGCGAGAGGAGCGACTCCGGTCGAGCACCGCTCGCCTGGAGGCGCTGTTCGAGAACTCGCCGGACATGATAGTGACCCACGACGCCGACGGCGTCCTGCGCGACGTGAACCAGCGAATGTGCGAGGAGCTGGGGTACGAGGAGGAGGAGTTGATCGGTAAGCGGGCCTGGGATGTCGACACGGAGGTCGATCCGGACCGCGCGCGAGACTTCTGGGCCGACTGCCCGTCGAACACGCCCCACCGCTTCGAGGGGGAACTCCGTCGCCGCGACGGCTCGACGTTCCCCGTCGAGATCCACCTGATCCGACTCGACCTTGACGGGGCGGATCGATTCGTCGCGATGGACCGCGACATCAGCGACCAGAAGGCCCGCGAGGCCGAGTTGATCGAGCGCAACGAACGGCTGGATCGCTTCGCCAGCGTCGTGAGCCACGACCTGCGAAATCCGCTGACGGTCGCGAACGGACGGCTGACGCTGCTGGCGGACGAGGTCGACAGCGAGCACATCGATCACATCGACAGAGCGCTGACCCGGATGGACGACCTCGTCGACGACCTCCTCGCGCTCGCACGCGAGGGCGAGGGTGCTATCGATGTCGAACCGGTCCCCGTCGCGGAGGTCACCAGGGCGTGCTGGGAGACGATCGAGACCGGGGACGCGACGCTCTCGGCCGAGTCGGAGTTCGCCGTCGAGGCCGACGAGAACCGACTGCGCCAGCTCCTGGAGAACCTCGTCGCCAACGCCGTCGAACACGGCGGCGACGGCGTCTCCGTCACGGTCGGCTCGACCGACTCCGGGTTCTTCGTCGCCGACGACGGCCCCGGTATCCCGCCGTCGGAACGGGATCGCGTCTCCGACGCCGGCTACACCACGGCCGAGGGCGGAACCGGGTTCGGACTGAGCATCGTCAAACGCGTCGCCGACGCGCACGGCTGGCGCATCGATATCGGCGAGAGCGACGACGGCGGCGCTCGATTCGAGTTCTCCGGCGTGGACTTCCGGGATCCGTAA
- a CDS encoding phosphoribosyltransferase produces the protein MSDLPDDFDCTVTNWEYIYGLCRDVSNQVKAVDFEPDVVVALARGGWFAGRCVCDFLGLNDLTSLKMEHYVGTAEKSGEPTVRYPMPEGSVSDKDVLIIDDIADTGGSIKRAQEYVTERDCGEVKTATLQLLQTSEFEPDFVGEQLEEWTWMVYPWNFIEDMIDLTSGAMEQADQEAFTLEDVRHYLAEFHGIDRIEMEIAQPGRVGEVLEEMEQRDVVRRTADGYRLLDAGE, from the coding sequence ATGAGCGATCTCCCGGACGACTTCGACTGTACCGTCACGAACTGGGAGTACATCTACGGACTCTGTCGGGACGTGTCGAATCAGGTGAAGGCGGTCGACTTCGAACCCGACGTGGTCGTCGCGCTGGCCCGAGGCGGCTGGTTCGCCGGTCGGTGCGTCTGCGACTTCCTCGGGCTCAACGACCTGACGAGCCTCAAGATGGAACACTACGTCGGCACCGCCGAGAAGTCCGGCGAGCCGACCGTTCGCTACCCGATGCCGGAGGGGAGCGTCTCCGACAAGGACGTGCTCATCATCGACGACATCGCCGACACCGGCGGGTCGATCAAGCGCGCACAGGAGTACGTCACCGAGCGCGACTGCGGCGAGGTGAAGACCGCGACCCTGCAACTGCTCCAGACCTCCGAGTTCGAGCCGGACTTCGTCGGCGAGCAGTTGGAGGAGTGGACCTGGATGGTGTACCCCTGGAACTTCATCGAGGACATGATCGACCTGACCAGCGGCGCGATGGAGCAGGCCGACCAGGAAGCGTTCACGCTGGAGGACGTGCGCCACTACCTCGCGGAGTTCCACGGTATCGACCGGATCGAAATGGAGATCGCCCAACCCGGACGGGTCGGCGAGGTGCTCGAGGAGATGGAGCAACGAGACGTCGTCCGCCGGACGGCGGACGGCTACCGGCTGCTCGACGCGGGAGAGTAA
- the dapA gene encoding 4-hydroxy-tetrahydrodipicolinate synthase: protein MTIHHDTFAGVYPAMTTPFTDGTDEVDHEQLAADARRLADAGVDGLVPVGSTGEAATLTHDEHAEVVETVVDAVDVPVIAGTGSNSTREALDLSERAADAGADAILLISPYYNKPEPAGQYNHFATIADAVDLPQVVYNVPSRTGLNLDVDTVVDLAAHENVQGYKAASGDANQISEIIERTRDEEFDVLSGDDGMTLPLMSMGATGTISVTANVEPERTAELVHAALNGDFERAREIHHGLGPLTRALFRETNPIPVKEAMGIRGYGPAEMRPPLTRGSDETLRVLTDLLAELEADRDGDADHDGDSTGTGA, encoded by the coding sequence ATGACCATCCACCACGACACCTTCGCCGGCGTCTACCCGGCGATGACGACGCCGTTCACCGACGGCACCGACGAGGTCGACCACGAACAGCTCGCGGCCGATGCGCGACGGCTCGCCGACGCCGGCGTCGACGGGCTCGTCCCGGTCGGTTCGACCGGCGAGGCCGCGACGCTCACGCACGACGAACACGCCGAGGTCGTCGAGACCGTCGTCGACGCCGTCGACGTGCCCGTCATCGCGGGCACCGGCTCGAACTCGACGCGCGAGGCGCTCGATCTGTCCGAGCGCGCGGCCGACGCCGGGGCGGACGCGATCCTCCTCATCTCGCCGTACTACAACAAGCCTGAGCCCGCAGGCCAGTACAACCACTTCGCGACCATCGCGGACGCCGTCGACCTCCCGCAGGTCGTGTACAACGTCCCGAGCCGGACCGGCCTGAACCTCGACGTGGACACCGTCGTCGACCTGGCGGCCCACGAGAACGTACAGGGGTACAAGGCGGCCTCGGGCGACGCGAACCAGATTTCGGAGATCATCGAGCGCACGCGCGACGAGGAGTTCGACGTGCTCTCGGGGGACGACGGGATGACGCTCCCGCTCATGTCGATGGGCGCGACGGGCACCATCTCCGTCACCGCCAACGTCGAGCCCGAACGGACCGCCGAACTGGTCCACGCGGCGCTGAACGGCGACTTCGAGCGCGCCCGCGAGATCCACCACGGACTCGGCCCGCTGACGCGCGCGCTGTTCCGGGAGACGAACCCGATCCCGGTGAAGGAGGCGATGGGGATTCGGGGCTACGGCCCCGCCGAGATGCGCCCCCCGCTGACGCGCGGCAGCGACGAGACCCTGCGCGTGCTGACGGACCTGCTCGCGGAACTGGAGGCCGACCGCGACGGCGACGCCGACCACGACGGCGACTCGACCGGAACGGGGGCCTGA
- the dapB gene encoding 4-hydroxy-tetrahydrodipicolinate reductase — MATETGGPSGSVRLAVTGAGGRMGREVIEAASDRADCAVALAVNRSPVDPVAGVEVRDADDLPALLAEADPAVDVLVDFTGPDSSVEYVAAAADAGVACVVGTTGFDEGQEAALADAAGTVPVLRASNFSRGIAALRRAVRAAAGALPGYDVEVTETHHNGKVDAPSGTALTLLEDVEDVRSDLDERVHGREGDAPRTDGEIGVHARRAGDIAGEHEVLMAGDENVLELTHRAGSRRVFAAGALDAAAWLAGRDAGEYDFTEVLE, encoded by the coding sequence ATGGCGACCGAGACGGGCGGTCCGAGCGGTTCGGTCCGCCTCGCCGTGACCGGGGCGGGCGGCCGCATGGGTCGGGAGGTGATCGAGGCCGCGAGCGACCGCGCGGACTGCGCGGTCGCGCTCGCGGTCAATCGCTCGCCCGTCGACCCGGTCGCTGGCGTCGAGGTTCGCGACGCCGACGACCTCCCCGCCCTGCTCGCGGAGGCCGACCCGGCGGTGGACGTGCTCGTGGACTTCACCGGCCCCGACTCCAGCGTGGAGTACGTCGCCGCCGCCGCGGACGCCGGCGTCGCCTGCGTCGTCGGGACGACCGGGTTCGACGAGGGACAGGAGGCCGCGCTCGCCGACGCCGCCGGGACCGTGCCCGTCCTGCGCGCCTCGAACTTCTCGCGTGGAATCGCGGCGCTGCGCCGGGCCGTCCGAGCGGCCGCCGGGGCGCTTCCCGGCTACGACGTGGAGGTCACGGAGACCCACCACAACGGGAAGGTCGACGCGCCCAGCGGCACCGCGCTCACCCTGCTGGAGGACGTCGAGGACGTCCGATCGGACCTTGACGAGCGCGTCCACGGGCGCGAGGGCGACGCCCCGCGAACCGACGGAGAGATCGGCGTTCACGCCCGCCGCGCGGGCGACATCGCCGGCGAGCACGAGGTGCTCATGGCCGGCGACGAGAACGTCCTCGAATTGACCCATCGCGCCGGTTCCCGGCGCGTGTTCGCCGCCGGCGCGCTCGACGCCGCGGCGTGGCTGGCCGGCCGCGACGCCGGCGAATACGACTTCACGGAGGTACTCGAATGA
- a CDS encoding 2,3,4,5-tetrahydropyridine-2,6-dicarboxylate N-succinyltransferase produces MTTTLESDIDDLWHRYDDGLTAADADDGVRRTLDEFLDALEAGEVRAARKTGDGVDSWEANEWVKRGVLLNFGLRETERREYGGVGYYDVLPLRETDDLEARGARNTPDGTVLRRGAHLGDDTIMMSPSFVNVAAYVGDGTLVDSCDTVGSCAQLGENVKLGANTLIGGVLEPVEDAPVIVEDGVSLGAGCRVTSGFRVGENSIVGENTLLTPRIPVYDLVEEEVVYGHLPENRRAFTRFVESSVSDHALFEGGAYKPAVVATDVETETLEATRREDALRE; encoded by the coding sequence ATGACGACGACACTGGAATCCGACATCGACGACCTGTGGCACCGCTACGACGACGGACTGACCGCGGCCGACGCCGACGACGGCGTCCGGCGAACCCTCGACGAGTTCCTCGACGCCCTGGAGGCGGGCGAGGTCCGCGCCGCCCGCAAGACCGGCGACGGCGTCGACTCCTGGGAGGCCAACGAGTGGGTGAAGCGGGGCGTCCTCCTCAACTTCGGACTGCGCGAGACCGAGCGCCGCGAGTACGGCGGCGTCGGCTACTACGACGTGCTCCCGCTGCGCGAGACCGACGATCTGGAAGCCAGGGGCGCGCGCAACACCCCTGACGGCACCGTGCTGCGACGGGGGGCCCACCTCGGCGACGACACGATCATGATGAGCCCGTCGTTCGTCAACGTCGCCGCGTACGTCGGAGACGGCACGCTCGTCGACTCCTGCGACACGGTCGGCTCGTGTGCCCAACTGGGCGAGAACGTGAAGCTCGGCGCGAACACGCTGATCGGCGGCGTGTTGGAGCCCGTCGAGGACGCGCCCGTCATCGTCGAGGACGGCGTCTCGCTGGGCGCGGGCTGTCGCGTCACCTCCGGGTTCCGCGTGGGCGAGAACTCGATCGTGGGCGAGAACACGCTGCTCACCCCGAGGATCCCGGTGTACGACCTCGTCGAGGAGGAGGTCGTCTACGGCCACCTGCCGGAGAACCGCCGGGCGTTCACCCGCTTCGTCGAGTCGAGCGTGAGCGACCACGCATTGTTCGAGGGCGGCGCGTACAAGCCCGCGGTCGTCGCCACCGACGTGGAGACCGAGACGCTGGAGGCGACACGGCGCGAGGACGCGCTCCGCGAATGA
- the lysA gene encoding diaminopimelate decarboxylase codes for MSPEQSDDEARDADGGPAIRRLADWDADQLRELADDHGTPLYVTDLDRVAENCARLRAAFPDADVKYAVKAHTGRAVLETVRGSGLDAECASAGEVGRALDAGFGGGGVDYTAVNPPARDLDAVVEWWEEHPDLTITVGARDTLDRLADRGFDGGVCVRVNPGVGAGHHEKVRTGAAPKFGVPYDRAAEVIADARDRFEVVGIHAHAGSGIHGEEDLAAHRDLVSRMGDLARAVDDADLEFVDVGGGFGVPYREDDPALDLDAVADATREALGEIDATLAVEPGRYVVADAGVLLTTVNTVKPTPETTVAGVDAGMTDLLRPAMYDAYHAIRNLAAADAADATGDAAAGREVGPVTVAGPICETGDTFCDGRELPVPARGDLLAVGNAGAYGYEMASTYNSRPRPSEVSLAGDVLRERETLAGVTRLEHGGADE; via the coding sequence ATGAGCCCAGAGCAGTCCGACGACGAGGCCCGGGACGCCGACGGCGGTCCGGCGATCCGTCGCCTCGCCGACTGGGACGCCGACCAACTCCGGGAGTTGGCTGACGATCACGGCACGCCGCTGTACGTCACGGATCTCGACCGCGTGGCCGAGAACTGCGCGCGCCTCCGAGCGGCGTTCCCGGACGCGGACGTGAAGTACGCCGTGAAGGCCCACACCGGCCGCGCGGTGCTGGAGACCGTTCGCGGGTCGGGCCTCGACGCCGAATGCGCCTCCGCAGGCGAGGTGGGACGCGCGCTCGACGCCGGGTTCGGGGGAGGCGGAGTCGACTACACCGCCGTCAATCCGCCCGCCCGCGACCTCGACGCCGTGGTCGAGTGGTGGGAGGAACACCCCGATCTCACGATCACGGTCGGCGCACGCGACACCCTAGATCGCCTCGCCGATCGTGGCTTCGACGGGGGCGTCTGCGTTCGGGTGAACCCCGGCGTCGGCGCGGGCCACCACGAGAAGGTGCGCACGGGTGCCGCCCCGAAGTTCGGCGTGCCGTACGACCGCGCCGCCGAGGTGATCGCAGACGCCCGAGACCGATTCGAGGTGGTCGGGATCCACGCCCACGCAGGGTCGGGAATCCACGGCGAGGAGGACCTGGCCGCCCATCGCGATCTCGTTTCTCGCATGGGCGATCTCGCCCGAGCGGTCGACGACGCCGACCTGGAGTTCGTCGACGTGGGCGGCGGCTTCGGCGTCCCGTACCGCGAGGACGACCCCGCACTCGACCTGGACGCCGTCGCCGACGCGACGCGCGAGGCGCTCGGCGAGATTGACGCGACCCTTGCGGTCGAGCCTGGTCGCTACGTCGTCGCAGACGCCGGCGTCCTCCTTACGACGGTGAACACGGTGAAGCCGACGCCCGAGACCACCGTCGCGGGCGTCGACGCCGGCATGACGGACCTGCTTCGTCCGGCGATGTACGATGCGTACCACGCGATCCGGAACCTTGCCGCCGCCGACGCCGCGGACGCGACCGGTGATGCCGCCGCCGGCCGCGAGGTCGGCCCGGTCACCGTCGCCGGCCCGATCTGTGAGACGGGCGATACCTTCTGCGACGGCCGGGAGCTTCCGGTCCCGGCGCGGGGCGACCTGCTCGCCGTCGGCAACGCCGGCGCGTACGGCTACGAGATGGCCTCGACGTACAACTCCCGACCGCGTCCGTCGGAGGTGAGCCTCGCCGGCGACGTGCTCCGCGAGCGCGAGACCCTCGCGGGAGTTACCCGCCTGGAGCACGGAGGGGCCGACGAATGA
- the dapF gene encoding diaminopimelate epimerase: MSESTRADGPDGSEVTVRATKYHGTGNDFLVVDAADADGRVPDRGAFAVHYCDRETGVEGEDRTGADGVLFMDITDGGNADGDSTGDADGDSTDGTDGESVARATMTLVQPDASIAEMCGNGARCAAAWVRERTGARVIDLDTPAGVRRAEVRGGDAADGDRTEATVEVEMGRPSFDPADVPLRDDREEPLVEESVEGLTVTAVDTGVPHAVAFVDRAGDGAGDLASVDLEAVAPAVRHADVFPEGANVTLAARTGDDTFDQRTYERGVEGETLACGTGAVAVGAVARRLGLTEHSDLAVSPPGGTLRITVPDDGPATLTGPAAREFDVELPVPESKPEGNEAE; the protein is encoded by the coding sequence ATGAGCGAGTCGACGCGCGCGGACGGACCCGACGGGAGCGAGGTCACCGTCCGGGCGACGAAGTACCACGGAACGGGCAACGACTTCCTCGTCGTCGACGCCGCGGACGCCGACGGCCGAGTGCCCGACCGCGGCGCGTTCGCGGTCCATTACTGCGACCGCGAGACCGGCGTCGAGGGCGAGGACCGGACGGGCGCGGACGGCGTCCTGTTCATGGACATCACGGACGGCGGCAACGCCGACGGCGACAGCACCGGCGATGCGGACGGCGACAGCACCGACGGTACGGACGGCGAGTCGGTCGCCCGCGCGACGATGACGCTCGTCCAGCCCGACGCCTCCATCGCCGAGATGTGCGGCAACGGCGCGCGCTGTGCGGCCGCGTGGGTGCGCGAGCGGACCGGCGCGCGCGTGATCGACCTCGACACGCCCGCGGGCGTTCGTCGAGCCGAGGTCCGCGGCGGCGACGCGGCGGACGGCGACCGCACCGAGGCGACCGTCGAGGTCGAGATGGGTCGACCGTCGTTCGACCCCGCGGACGTGCCGCTTCGCGACGACCGCGAGGAGCCGCTCGTCGAGGAATCCGTGGAGGGACTGACCGTCACGGCGGTCGACACGGGCGTTCCGCACGCGGTCGCGTTCGTCGACCGCGCGGGCGACGGGGCCGGCGACCTCGCGAGCGTCGACCTCGAGGCCGTCGCGCCGGCTGTGCGTCACGCCGACGTCTTCCCCGAGGGCGCGAACGTCACCCTCGCGGCCCGAACGGGAGACGACACCTTCGACCAGCGCACCTACGAGCGCGGCGTCGAGGGGGAGACGCTCGCGTGCGGCACCGGCGCGGTCGCCGTCGGCGCGGTCGCGCGCCGACTCGGCCTGACGGAGCACTCGGATCTGGCCGTCTCACCGCCGGGCGGAACGCTGCGGATCACGGTTCCCGACGACGGGCCGGCGACGCTCACGGGCCCGGCCGCCCGGGAGTTCGACGTGGAGCTACCGGTTCCGGAGTCGAAGCCGGAGGGGAATGAGGCAGAATGA
- a CDS encoding M20/M25/M40 family metallo-hydrolase, producing the protein MSDDADASAAASPAPTDEFDPVEFLAEAVSIESHESVDEMRSFLVETLAERGVDTRVDGAGNVRATRESPAPDDGPHLVLNTHIDTVPPHVPFEPGTDDEGNEVFRGRGSCDAKGPLAALLAGFLAVEPARGRVTLAVTPDEETLSTGADALVRGRGRDHPDGPVDPVDGDLFVVGEPTDCDACVAARGRFEGTLTLTGSAAHAAEPDSGINAVSALSDALAAIDRFDDDAEAHPMLGAPTLVATGVSGGEATNQVPSEATITLDRRSVPPETAEGFRSALEAAVRRAVADEVGVSFDLTERPTPFLEAFDTDPDHALVAAVADAARAVGGDGDGNGDGEGDANGDGEIRPFGAATEASYFAPRPTVVFGPGHLADDAGAVAHSEREYVRVDRVRDAAGAVRRAVATLVG; encoded by the coding sequence ATGAGCGACGACGCCGACGCGTCCGCGGCAGCGTCACCGGCACCGACGGACGAGTTCGATCCCGTCGAGTTCCTCGCCGAGGCCGTGTCGATCGAGTCCCACGAGTCCGTCGACGAGATGCGGTCGTTCCTCGTCGAAACGCTCGCCGAACGCGGCGTCGACACCCGCGTCGACGGCGCGGGGAACGTCCGCGCGACGCGTGAGTCGCCCGCGCCCGACGACGGTCCGCACCTCGTGCTCAACACCCACATCGACACCGTCCCGCCCCACGTCCCGTTCGAGCCCGGCACGGACGACGAGGGGAACGAGGTGTTCCGCGGACGCGGATCCTGCGACGCGAAGGGACCGCTCGCGGCGCTGCTGGCGGGGTTTCTCGCTGTCGAGCCAGCCCGTGGGCGCGTTACGCTCGCGGTCACGCCCGACGAGGAGACGCTGTCGACCGGCGCGGACGCGCTCGTGCGCGGCCGGGGGCGGGACCACCCCGACGGCCCCGTCGACCCCGTCGACGGCGACCTGTTCGTGGTCGGCGAGCCGACCGACTGCGACGCCTGCGTCGCCGCCCGCGGTCGGTTCGAGGGGACGCTGACGCTCACCGGCTCGGCGGCTCACGCCGCCGAGCCCGACTCCGGGATCAACGCCGTTTCGGCGCTATCGGACGCGCTCGCGGCGATCGATCGGTTCGACGACGACGCCGAGGCGCACCCGATGCTCGGTGCGCCGACGCTCGTTGCGACGGGCGTCTCCGGCGGGGAGGCGACCAATCAGGTGCCGTCGGAGGCGACGATCACCCTCGACCGCCGGTCGGTGCCCCCGGAGACCGCCGAGGGGTTTCGCTCGGCGTTGGAGGCGGCCGTTAGGAGGGCGGTCGCGGACGAAGTCGGCGTCTCCTTCGACCTCACCGAGCGCCCGACGCCGTTCCTGGAGGCGTTCGACACCGACCCCGACCACGCGCTGGTGGCGGCCGTCGCCGACGCGGCGCGGGCGGTCGGCGGCGACGGGGACGGGAACGGCGACGGCGAGGGCGACGCGAACGGCGACGGCGAGATCCGGCCGTTCGGCGCGGCGACGGAGGCGTCGTACTTCGCGCCGCGGCCGACGGTCGTGTTCGGCCCGGGGCATCTGGCCGACGACGCGGGCGCGGTCGCCCACAGCGAGCGCGAGTACGTCCGCGTCGACCGCGTGCGCGACGCCGCCGGGGCGGTCCGGCGTGCGGTCGCGACGCTCGTCGGGTAG
- a CDS encoding NRDE family protein — protein MCTLTLAWRVFEGAPVCVAANRDESYGRPSEPPAVRDGDVVAPRDAEAGGTWMGVARDGPFVGITNRWVDGLAGERSRGLLVDDCLRAGSAEDAARLVEESCREHEYDGFNLVLADGEAAILLEWDGHLRVTGFEPGVHVVVNVGADGSFFEPAGRPEAGPEQADNAARLRGHLAPDPGESADAWLDRAGAALGDHEFGVCVHGDGFGTVSSSLIRVDADGGGIRYDHAEGPPCETAFEPVAVEW, from the coding sequence ATGTGTACGCTGACGCTCGCGTGGCGGGTCTTCGAGGGCGCGCCGGTGTGTGTCGCCGCCAACCGCGACGAGTCGTACGGCAGGCCCTCGGAACCGCCCGCCGTGCGCGACGGCGACGTGGTCGCCCCCCGCGACGCCGAGGCCGGCGGGACGTGGATGGGGGTCGCCCGCGACGGCCCGTTCGTCGGGATCACGAACCGCTGGGTCGACGGGCTCGCGGGCGAGCGATCGCGGGGGCTCCTCGTCGACGACTGCCTGCGCGCCGGATCCGCCGAGGACGCCGCCCGCCTCGTCGAGGAGTCGTGTCGCGAGCACGAGTACGACGGCTTCAACCTCGTGCTCGCGGACGGGGAGGCGGCGATCCTCCTGGAGTGGGACGGCCACCTCCGCGTCACGGGGTTCGAACCGGGCGTCCACGTCGTCGTGAACGTCGGAGCCGACGGCTCGTTCTTCGAACCGGCGGGCCGCCCGGAGGCCGGCCCCGAGCAGGCCGACAACGCGGCGCGCCTCCGCGGGCACCTCGCGCCCGATCCCGGCGAGTCCGCCGACGCGTGGCTCGACCGGGCGGGCGCGGCACTGGGCGACCACGAGTTCGGCGTCTGCGTCCACGGCGACGGCTTCGGGACGGTCTCGTCGTCGCTGATCCGGGTCGACGCCGACGGCGGGGGGATCCGATACGACCACGCGGAGGGGCCGCCCTGCGAGACGGCCTTCGAACCGGTCGCGGTCGAGTGGTGA